From a single Bacillus sp. (in: firmicutes) genomic region:
- the comX gene encoding competence pheromone ComX has protein sequence MVEELIRHLAQNPDILKGVTQGTVSLIGATQDETNAIINVLSGNIIKPTGHWN, from the coding sequence ATGGTAGAAGAACTTATACGTCATTTAGCTCAAAACCCAGATATATTAAAAGGAGTCACACAAGGAACCGTTAGTTTGATCGGAGCGACTCAGGATGAAACAAATGCTATTATTAATGTTCTAAGTGGAAATATAATAAAACCAACGGGACATTGGAATTAG